Proteins found in one Cellulomonas palmilytica genomic segment:
- a CDS encoding glycosyltransferase produces MPETTQGAEQERPFTTSSRPDRLVVVTPWYPTPEHPYWGAFVRETTLALLEQFPDPLVVHVEARVPDAPEVATTRDVVDGLEVLRVPFVADPTTPRARVAELTREALAPYADELAAAQVVHVHVGMPTGWAVVDLVGERTRVVVSEHASYLNRLWADERTSAMYADTVRGAARFTTVGEDTAQAVRRRYPDVADRVHTVPNPVDVARFEPREETPHRLDRWLYVGNVLESKGVLRLVRAFAAWRERRPDATLTVAGGGADTARAVALADELGVTDAVRFLGRVDPAQIGAVYRDADVLVHLSVSETFGLTAVEALATGLPVVATATRGAQRNLDVAQDLWMAWLVEIGDQVDDVLAAVEGLEARHRSARPALVREDLALRFGPGTIAATLGRTLRGEPEPEIPSDAPVVVAIALHRAVVPGAARIVRDAARRGARAYLVTDGPHAVDVDDRVTVLDVSPARYRVVTHRLERWTVDGVPRVLLGAARPLARAVGREATVDALAERQQGASAWLKRNLGEKAVHAHVDPLVLAGYVERAWGDLLVDPVLVTWGDPRGIPLATRIARANPDALVVRTAHHDVVVDVLGGAQGARGTRDTD; encoded by the coding sequence GTGCCTGAGACCACGCAGGGAGCCGAGCAGGAGCGCCCGTTCACGACGAGCAGCCGGCCGGACCGGCTCGTCGTCGTCACGCCCTGGTACCCGACGCCCGAGCACCCGTACTGGGGCGCATTCGTGCGCGAGACGACGCTCGCGCTCCTCGAGCAGTTCCCCGACCCGCTCGTCGTGCACGTCGAGGCGCGCGTCCCGGACGCCCCCGAGGTCGCGACGACCCGCGACGTCGTCGACGGGCTCGAGGTGCTGCGCGTGCCGTTCGTCGCGGACCCGACCACGCCCCGGGCACGCGTCGCCGAGCTCACGCGCGAGGCGCTCGCGCCGTACGCCGACGAGCTCGCGGCCGCCCAGGTGGTCCACGTGCACGTCGGCATGCCGACCGGGTGGGCCGTCGTCGACCTCGTGGGGGAGCGCACGCGCGTCGTCGTGAGCGAGCACGCGTCCTACCTCAACCGCCTGTGGGCCGACGAGCGCACGTCCGCGATGTACGCGGACACCGTGCGTGGTGCGGCGCGGTTCACGACCGTCGGCGAGGACACCGCGCAGGCCGTGCGCCGCCGGTACCCCGACGTCGCGGACCGGGTCCACACGGTGCCCAACCCGGTCGACGTCGCGCGGTTCGAGCCGCGCGAGGAGACGCCCCACCGGCTCGACCGGTGGCTGTACGTCGGCAACGTGCTCGAGTCGAAGGGCGTGCTGCGGCTCGTGCGCGCGTTCGCCGCGTGGCGCGAGCGGCGCCCGGACGCCACGCTCACGGTCGCCGGTGGCGGGGCCGACACCGCGCGAGCCGTCGCGCTCGCGGACGAGCTCGGGGTGACGGACGCGGTCCGGTTCCTCGGCCGCGTCGACCCGGCGCAGATCGGCGCGGTCTACCGCGACGCGGACGTGCTCGTGCACCTGTCGGTGTCGGAGACGTTCGGGCTGACGGCGGTCGAGGCGCTCGCGACCGGGCTGCCGGTCGTCGCGACCGCGACACGCGGCGCCCAGCGCAACCTCGACGTCGCGCAGGACCTGTGGATGGCGTGGCTCGTCGAGATCGGCGACCAGGTGGACGACGTGCTGGCCGCGGTCGAGGGCCTCGAGGCACGGCACCGCTCGGCCCGTCCCGCACTCGTGCGCGAGGACCTCGCGCTGCGGTTCGGACCCGGGACGATCGCCGCGACGCTCGGCCGCACGCTGCGCGGCGAGCCCGAGCCCGAGATCCCGTCCGACGCGCCCGTCGTCGTCGCGATCGCCCTGCACCGCGCGGTCGTGCCCGGTGCGGCGCGCATCGTGCGGGACGCGGCGCGGCGCGGGGCGCGCGCGTACCTCGTCACGGACGGCCCGCACGCGGTCGACGTGGACGACCGGGTGACGGTGCTGGACGTGTCGCCCGCGCGCTACCGGGTGGTCACGCACCGTCTCGAGCGGTGGACGGTGGACGGCGTGCCGCGCGTCCTGCTCGGCGCGGCGCGGCCGCTCGCCCGTGCCGTGGGCCGGGAGGCGACCGTCGACGCGCTCGCCGAGCGGCAGCAGGGTGCGAGCGCGTGGCTCAAGCGCAACCTGGGGGAGAAGGCGGTGCACGCGCACGTCGACCCCCTCGTGCTCGCGGGGTACGTCGAGCGCGCGTGGGGTGACCTGCTCGTCGACCCGGTCCTGGTGACGTGGGGCGACCCGCGCGGCATCCCGCTGGCGACGCGGATCGCGCGGGCGAACCCCGACGCGCTCGTCGTGCGGACCGCGCACCACGACGTGGTCGTCGACGTGCTCGGCGGCGCGCAGGGCGCACGGGGCACGCGCGACACCGACTGA
- a CDS encoding glycosyltransferase, which produces MVHDGRRPHVLLVALYYPPSRASGVFRPLAMANHFAAAGWDVTVVTVTEDFFDRVVGSRDDSLLATIDPRVHVVRVPLPMSHLDPDLRHRGRLATTLPFVHRALTIAGQKYVFPEQYGSWILPVAGEIGRVHRHHPVDVVVATGNPWSDFAAAYAAHVRHRIPYVVDYRDSWTLDLFEETDAFPPGHLARRWESRLIGSAARVTFVNEALRHWHAQRYPAAADRMRVLPNGYDADLLGEPGFRAPEPGAPLRFGFIGTVTDRHPHEAMWEGWKLARRDPAMAGATAHVYGHLGFFAGQADRIRALLPLEEGVGVTYEGPVSKATIGKVYDDLDAILLMAADSRYVTSGKVFECMASGKPITGVFSPTTAIAEPLAGYPLAWSAAELTPQGVADALVATARGAREQTAGQHVEALVHARTYRRDALLEPFVAEVAEVAGA; this is translated from the coding sequence GTGGTCCACGACGGGCGACGCCCGCACGTCCTGCTGGTCGCGCTGTACTACCCGCCGTCGCGTGCGAGCGGCGTGTTCCGGCCGCTGGCCATGGCGAACCACTTCGCCGCGGCGGGCTGGGACGTCACGGTCGTGACCGTCACCGAGGACTTCTTCGACCGGGTCGTCGGCTCGCGCGACGACTCGCTGCTCGCGACGATCGACCCGCGCGTGCACGTCGTGCGCGTGCCGCTGCCCATGTCGCACCTGGACCCGGACCTGCGCCACCGCGGGCGGCTCGCGACGACGCTGCCGTTCGTGCACCGCGCGCTGACGATCGCGGGGCAGAAGTACGTGTTCCCCGAGCAGTACGGCTCGTGGATCCTGCCCGTCGCCGGCGAGATCGGCCGCGTGCACCGCCACCACCCGGTCGACGTCGTCGTCGCGACCGGCAACCCCTGGTCCGACTTCGCGGCGGCCTACGCCGCGCACGTGCGGCACCGCATCCCGTACGTCGTGGACTACCGCGACTCGTGGACCCTCGACCTGTTCGAGGAGACCGACGCGTTCCCGCCCGGGCACCTCGCGCGGCGCTGGGAGTCCCGGCTCATCGGCTCGGCCGCGCGCGTCACGTTCGTCAACGAGGCGCTGCGGCACTGGCACGCGCAGCGCTACCCGGCGGCGGCCGACCGCATGCGCGTGCTGCCCAACGGCTACGACGCGGACCTGCTCGGCGAGCCCGGGTTCCGGGCCCCGGAACCCGGGGCACCGCTGCGGTTCGGGTTCATCGGCACGGTCACCGACCGGCACCCGCACGAGGCGATGTGGGAGGGCTGGAAGCTCGCCCGCCGTGACCCGGCGATGGCCGGGGCGACGGCGCACGTGTACGGGCACCTGGGTTTCTTCGCGGGGCAGGCGGACCGCATCCGGGCGCTGCTGCCGCTCGAGGAGGGCGTGGGCGTGACGTACGAGGGCCCGGTCTCGAAGGCGACGATCGGCAAGGTCTACGACGACCTCGACGCGATCCTGCTCATGGCCGCGGACTCGCGGTACGTGACGTCGGGCAAGGTCTTCGAGTGCATGGCGTCGGGCAAGCCGATCACCGGCGTGTTCTCGCCGACCACCGCGATCGCCGAGCCGCTCGCGGGCTACCCGCTCGCGTGGTCGGCCGCCGAGCTCACACCGCAGGGCGTCGCCGACGCGCTCGTCGCCACGGCGCGCGGCGCGCGCGAGCAGACCGCGGGTCAGCACGTCGAGGCGCTCGTGCACGCGCGCACCTACCGGCGCGACGCGCTGCTCGAGCCGTTCGTCGCCGAGGTCGCGGAGGTGGCCGGTGCCTGA